A single region of the Oscillospiraceae bacterium genome encodes:
- the tsf gene encoding translation elongation factor Ts, with protein MGFTAKDVADLRTRTGVGMMDCKKALTEADGDTEKAIEILREKGLAAAAKKAGRIAAEGMAYSEVCTKCKKGVVVEVNCETDFAAKSDPFKELVAKIANVILTQKPATVEELLTKDCDGQPLESYLKDKIYTIGENISIRRFVVMDGHLMSYVHGGGRIGVLVKFDTTDAIAATDKFVEAAKDIAMHIAAMNPLFLSAESVDEDTLAKEREIAKTSAINEGKPANIAEKIVEGRIKKYYKEVCLIEQAFVKDADISVTQYLNGVGKELGGEIKVVAFERYERGEGLEKKEDNFADEVAGMIK; from the coding sequence ATGGGATTTACCGCTAAAGACGTAGCAGATCTGCGCACCAGAACGGGCGTAGGTATGATGGATTGCAAAAAAGCGCTTACAGAGGCGGACGGCGATACCGAAAAAGCAATTGAGATTCTGCGCGAAAAGGGCCTTGCCGCAGCGGCAAAAAAGGCCGGCAGAATCGCCGCAGAAGGTATGGCTTATTCCGAGGTCTGCACGAAGTGCAAAAAAGGCGTTGTTGTCGAAGTCAACTGTGAAACCGACTTCGCCGCCAAAAGCGATCCTTTTAAAGAGCTTGTTGCTAAAATTGCAAATGTCATTCTGACTCAAAAACCGGCCACTGTCGAAGAACTTTTAACCAAAGACTGCGACGGTCAGCCCCTTGAGTCCTATTTAAAAGATAAAATTTACACCATTGGTGAGAACATCTCGATCCGCCGTTTTGTCGTGATGGACGGGCATCTGATGTCCTATGTCCACGGCGGCGGCAGAATCGGCGTTTTGGTCAAGTTTGACACCACCGACGCCATCGCTGCCACCGATAAATTCGTTGAGGCAGCCAAGGATATCGCAATGCATATCGCAGCGATGAACCCGCTGTTCCTGTCGGCAGAGAGCGTCGACGAAGATACGCTCGCTAAAGAGCGTGAAATCGCCAAAACCTCTGCAATTAACGAGGGCAAACCCGCCAATATCGCAGAGAAAATCGTCGAAGGCAGAATCAAGAAGTATTACAAAGAGGTCTGTCTGATCGAGCAGGCGTTTGTCAAAGACGCTGACATCTCCGTTACCCAATACCTCAACGGTGTTGGCAAAGAACTCGGCGGTGAGATCAAGGTTGTCGCATTCGAGCGTTATGAGCGCGGCGAAGGTCTTGAAAAGAAAGAGGACAATTTCGCTGACGAAGTCGCCGGCATGATCAAATAA
- a CDS encoding YwaF family protein, with product MTPPPAYGSFHLTFFFVGLALSIFLAWRLRKLNDKQNRFLLIGIGLLLILFEVYKISFRYFVVYNRDISKIWWLFPFQLCSIPMFLCVIAPLLKNKTVSGAMYDFMLAFNLFGGFIAFTEPSGLVHNYWTLTIHAFVWHMTLVFVGLYLGFSGRAGLKLENYKRAVLLYLVLCGIAFGINCAFWKVSGGSMNNFYIGPANSPLIVFKAICQRYGWFINDLIYIPLMCLGAFLFYAPFCLFRKKFPIRRKPHPVT from the coding sequence ATGACGCCTCCTCCTGCATACGGGAGTTTTCATCTGACGTTCTTTTTCGTCGGTCTTGCACTCAGCATTTTTTTAGCATGGCGGCTGCGTAAATTGAACGATAAACAAAATCGTTTCTTGCTCATTGGAATTGGTTTGTTACTAATTCTTTTCGAAGTTTATAAAATTTCCTTCCGTTATTTTGTTGTTTATAACCGAGACATAAGCAAAATTTGGTGGTTGTTTCCTTTTCAGCTTTGTTCCATCCCAATGTTTTTGTGCGTGATTGCACCGTTATTGAAAAATAAAACCGTTTCAGGCGCGATGTACGATTTCATGCTTGCATTCAATCTATTCGGCGGATTTATCGCATTCACCGAACCATCGGGGCTTGTACATAACTATTGGACGCTTACAATCCATGCGTTCGTCTGGCATATGACACTGGTATTTGTCGGACTTTATCTGGGTTTTTCGGGCCGTGCGGGTCTAAAACTTGAAAATTATAAACGGGCGGTGCTGCTCTATTTAGTTTTATGCGGAATTGCCTTCGGTATCAACTGTGCTTTTTGGAAAGTCTCCGGCGGCTCGATGAATAATTTTTATATCGGCCCGGCAAATTCACCACTGATCGTATTCAAAGCAATTTGTCAAAGATACGGCTGGTTTATCAATGACTTAATCTATATTCCATTGATGTGCCTTGGCGCATTTCTCTTCTATGCGCCGTTCTGCCTGTTCAGAAAAAAATTTCCGATTCGCAGAAAACCCCACCCGGTTACATAG
- a CDS encoding uracil-DNA glycosylase gives MVCIGNEWDELLAGEFEAPYYQKLREFLKSEYSHYRVYPSMYDIFNALKYTPYSKVKVVILGQDPYHGPGQAHGLCFSVKKGIEPPPSLKNIFTEIKSDLGINPPNHGELTTWARQGVLLLNTVLTVREGQPNSHKGAGWELLTTKIVELLNENPNPIVFLLWGANARAKVPILTHPNHLVLTTVHPSPLSAYNGFFGCKHFSKANQFLVNNGIEPVNWQIENILCEVSN, from the coding sequence ATGGTTTGCATCGGTAACGAATGGGACGAATTACTCGCCGGAGAATTCGAAGCGCCTTATTATCAGAAACTCAGAGAATTTTTAAAATCCGAATATTCACATTACCGGGTCTATCCGAGTATGTATGATATTTTCAACGCTTTGAAATATACGCCTTATTCCAAAGTTAAAGTTGTCATTTTAGGACAGGATCCCTATCACGGTCCCGGACAGGCGCACGGGTTGTGCTTTTCGGTGAAAAAAGGCATCGAACCACCCCCTTCCCTCAAAAATATTTTTACCGAAATCAAATCAGATCTCGGAATCAATCCCCCGAATCACGGAGAGCTGACCACTTGGGCAAGACAGGGCGTGTTGCTGCTCAATACGGTGCTCACAGTCCGTGAAGGCCAACCGAACAGCCACAAGGGTGCCGGATGGGAACTGCTGACCACTAAAATCGTAGAATTGCTCAATGAAAACCCCAATCCGATTGTATTTTTATTATGGGGCGCAAACGCCAGAGCCAAAGTGCCCATCCTGACCCATCCCAACCATTTGGTGCTGACCACTGTCCATCCGAGTCCGCTCTCGGCTTATAACGGCTTTTTCGGATGTAAGCATTTCTCCAAGGCCAATCAATTTCTTGTTAATAACGGTATTGAACCGGTCAACTGGCAGATCGAAAATATATTATGCGAGGTGTCAAATTAA
- the rpsB gene encoding 30S ribosomal protein S2, which translates to MAVVSMKQLLEAGVHFGHQTRRWNPKMAPYIFTERNGIYIIDLQQTVKKLDEAYMFIRSVAAEGKPILFVGTKKQAQDSIREEATRSGAHFVNARWLGGMLTNFQTNHKRIARLAQLRKMEEDGTFDILPKKEVIKLRLEIEKLEKFRGGIKEMAKLPGALFIVDPRKERNAVSEARKLNIPIVAIVDTNCDPDEIDYVIPGNDDAIRAVKLITGAMADAILEARQGESDVAAATEETAATEEAGETAAE; encoded by the coding sequence ATGGCAGTCGTATCCATGAAACAGCTGCTGGAAGCCGGCGTCCACTTCGGACACCAGACCAGACGCTGGAACCCCAAAATGGCTCCGTATATCTTCACGGAGCGTAACGGCATCTACATCATCGACCTTCAGCAGACCGTGAAAAAGCTCGACGAAGCGTATATGTTCATCCGCAGCGTCGCGGCAGAGGGTAAACCGATCCTGTTTGTCGGTACCAAAAAACAGGCACAGGATTCTATCAGAGAAGAAGCAACGCGTTCCGGCGCACATTTTGTCAATGCAAGATGGCTGGGCGGCATGCTGACCAACTTCCAAACCAATCATAAGAGAATCGCCCGTCTTGCCCAACTGCGCAAGATGGAAGAGGACGGCACGTTCGACATCCTTCCCAAAAAGGAAGTCATCAAACTCCGCCTCGAGATCGAAAAGCTTGAAAAATTCCGCGGCGGCATCAAAGAGATGGCCAAATTGCCGGGCGCATTGTTCATCGTCGATCCGCGCAAAGAACGCAATGCCGTCTCCGAAGCCAGAAAGCTCAACATTCCGATCGTCGCTATCGTTGATACCAACTGCGATCCTGACGAGATTGACTATGTCATCCCGGGCAACGATGACGCTATCCGCGCTGTTAAACTGATCACCGGCGCAATGGCAGATGCCATTCTCGAAGCCAGACAAGGTGAATCGGATGTCGCAGCCGCGACGGAAGAAACAGCTGCGACGGAAGAAGCAGGCGAAACAGCTGCTGAATAA
- a CDS encoding nitroreductase family protein, with amino-acid sequence MEFFELIQKRESCRNFKDAPVENNKLLRCVESARLAPSACNSQPWRYIVVNEPELSPKVAKCVQDMGMNKFASNSPAFAVVLESEANLMSRLGGKVKDQQFAPIDIGLSVAHFCLEATDLGLSTCILGWLNETKLKDLLGISKQERVRLVIAIGYAANDTLRTKQRKSLETIAEFHFTEDKK; translated from the coding sequence ATGGAGTTTTTTGAACTCATTCAAAAGCGTGAGAGCTGCCGCAATTTCAAGGATGCTCCGGTTGAAAACAATAAACTGCTAAGATGTGTCGAATCGGCACGTCTTGCACCGTCGGCGTGCAATTCACAGCCTTGGCGCTATATTGTCGTTAACGAACCGGAACTCAGCCCAAAGGTTGCAAAATGCGTTCAGGACATGGGCATGAACAAGTTCGCAAGCAACAGTCCGGCTTTTGCGGTTGTGCTGGAGAGTGAAGCAAATTTAATGTCCCGACTTGGCGGCAAAGTAAAGGATCAGCAGTTTGCACCGATTGATATCGGGCTTTCGGTGGCACATTTCTGTTTGGAAGCCACGGATCTGGGTCTGTCCACTTGTATTCTCGGATGGCTTAACGAAACCAAACTGAAAGATTTGCTTGGCATATCAAAACAGGAACGCGTTCGTCTGGTGATTGCAATCGGTTATGCGGCAAATGATACACTTCGGACGAAACAACGCAAATCGCTTGAAACGATTGCGGAATTTCATTTTACGGAGGATAAAAAATGA